Within Citrus sinensis cultivar Valencia sweet orange chromosome 1, DVS_A1.0, whole genome shotgun sequence, the genomic segment TTTgcccacttttttttttttttacttgctGCAATGTAACATaaagacataaaaaattagatgcacacttaaaataaaaaaagacattaaataatttaaaagctaaATTCAATGCcataaaacttgaaacaacttCCCttattgggttgcctcccaattaTCGCTTGCTTTTAGGTCTTTCAGCCTGACCTTTCTTGTTTCCTCAACCTGGATCCTTCAAGAACCGATCATTCTTTAGGCTGTTCATATCATCTCCCATATAGTGCTTCACTCTCGGCCTATTAACCTTGAATTCTTGTTGGTCTGGAGTGAATTCCCTTTGCTGGATTTGCTCGTCAATTCTGAAGGGTTACTTCTCCCCTGACCATGCTATGTTAGCTACTTCATGATCTTCATAATCAAGTTCTTCAAATGTTACAGCATTGATTTCTTCCTTACTGCAGCAACTGTGCAATCTCTCTGCTACAACAAAGTCCACAACactgataaaattacaatcttcAATCTCATCGGGACTCTTCATGACATCCAGCACATTGAATGTAACTTGTTGGTCATTCACCCTCATTGTTAAttctcctttttgaacatcAATTAAAGTTTTCCCATGGCTAAGAAAGGTCTCCTAGAATGATTGCCACTTCTTTGTCTGCCTCAAAGTCCAGCACAATGAAATCCAccggaaaaataaatttatccaccTTCACCAACACATCTtcaatatttccttctggatATGCATGAGATCTGTCAGCAAGTTGTAAAGTCACTGTTGTTAGTCTACATTCACCAACTCCCAATTGCTTAAACACTGATAAAGGCATAAGATTGATGCTAGCCCCCAAATCACAAAGTGCTTTGCCATTGTATTTAGTGCCTATGGAGTAAGGGATTGTGAAGCTTCCTAGATCCTTAATCTTCTGCGGTATCTTACTCTGAAGTATTCGGCTACACTATTGTGTTAGAGCAACTGTCTCAAATTCTCCAagtcttcttttctttatcaagatatctttaaaaaatttcgtataatttggcatttgctctagagcttccacaaaaggaATATTGATATGTAGTTGTTTCAGCACTCCCATGATTTTGCTGAACTGCTTATCTTGTTGCTGCTTCTGAAATCTTTGAGGGATGGGTGGTGGGTGCCTAAACTGTTGTGCTGCAACAGGTTGTGCATACTGCTTCTCTTTTGTCATGTTCTGGGTTGGTGCTACAGCCTCGTTATCCACAGGTGTTGGATCATTATTTTTGGCAAATGCCGCAGCTTGACTGCTCTCACCAGTGTGCTGTGAAGTGGAAGATTGTAACTCTTTTTCAATTTGCGTTTCTTTTTAGATTGAAGTGGGCTCAGCTCTTCTTTTTGGCACCCCAACGGGACTATGAACATCCTTTCCAGATCTCAAGTTAATCACTTTGTAGTGCTCTTTCCCTTCTCTTCTTGGGTCTTCTGTATTACTGGGTAAACTACCTTAAGGTCTGTTACCTAATACTGCAGCAAGCTgtccaatttgatttttcaagtttCTCAAATATACAGTATGACTTTGGACAACTgcttcattcttcacaatataATCCTTAATCAAACCTTCAAAGGAGCTGAGTTGATCATTGTTGATGTTTATTTTCTGTTGATTTTGTGGATAAAATCCAGGTGGTTAAGCAGGTCTGTTCTGTCTACTGAATGCTATAACAGGCTGATTCTTATTACTCTATGAAATGTTCGGGTGCTATCTTCATCCAGGGTTGTAAGTGTTTGAATATGGATTGTCTTGATTCTGTCTATTGAAGCTGCCCACATAATTGACTGAAGTTGGATTCCCAGGACAATTGTCGAATAAATGCCATTCTCCACAATAAACGCAAGACACATAAGAAATTTGGTTAACAGTTGCTGAAGCATTAGTCATAACCTTTACCATATTTGTTAATGAAGCTACTTGGGCTGAGAATGTTGTCAAGGCATCTACGTTATGGACTCCTGTTATTCCTCTTACTGCAACTTGTCTGGTTGATTACGACTGATAGTTATTGTTGGCTatcatttccaaaatttcataagcctcATTGTAAGACTTAGATAACAAGGCCCCATTTGCTGAAGCGTCCACCATCAATCTAGTGCTTGGGTTGAGATcattatagaaagtttccaaCTGTATGCAGCAAGGAataccatgatgaggacaTTTTCTGAGTAACTCATTAAATCTCTCCCATGCGTCGCACAAgctctcatcttcaagttgatggaaagatGTGATCGCGTTTCTCAATTTTGCATTCTTGGTTGGCGGGAAGtatttcatcaaaaatttGTCAGCCAaatcattccatgtagtgataGAATTTGGTGGTAGAGAATTCAACCATGCTTTTGCTCGATCTCTTAAAGAAAACGGGAAAAGTATGAGTCTCAATGCTTCCTGCGATGCTCcagcaatcttgaaagcatcactTACTTCTAAAAATAACTTAAGGTGTAGATGAGGATCTTCGGATGGAAAACCATTAAATTGTCCCACTGTTTGAAGCATTTAAAACATCACGGGTTTAAgttcaaaattattagcttGAACGTCGGGTCTAACTATTCCCGGATGTATGGCTTGAGGAGTCAACACTGCGTAGTCTCGAATGGCTCTATCTTTATCGTTCGCCATGTGAATAATGTTGTTGTTCCCTGGTTGCCTTTGAACACATTGTCCATTCAGACCTTCATGTACATTGACTGGTTATATCCCCTCTCTATGGTTCAAGTTTCTCAAATCTTGCAAATCATCCATTGCTACAGCAGCTTGTAATTCTAGATGCTCTCTTCTCAATCTCCTTGcagttctttcaatttctggATCAAACTGGAAGTCAACAGATTTATATTTGCGCATGCAAGGGTTGCTAGATCACAtatgtcaacaaaataaacaaattaaaataaaataaaaaattagcactgttaaaactaatttcacaaatcacaatgaacaatcaatcccggcaacggcgccaaaaacttgttggtgtataaatattaatgcTATTGGAATCAATGTGCAAATGTACAcacacaagtaataaagtgatgagtatttaagattgtctccacagggattgttGTTATTAGctttgctacaacaatcttaacagtgcagattttatactaaaataaaataaaataattaatgaaactaatatactaattacattaaaaacgcaataaataaaatgcaataaagttAACTATCACGTCAAGCTCAAGGATAAAACTAATGGgaatatatagtagttgagtgaataaactctcctaatggtcttgactattttctaatggttAGCTCGGTTGCTACAGTATTTGCTACAATAGtgggcagaatccttatgtatccttagccgtcgcatgttggatatcttatatctatatgcaacctaataGTGATAagttgttatgccaacataagatatagcattacacgcttaggttctatttaccctacaaggtgaaaccctatgtctagttcatcactaattttagattaagcatgacccttttggaataagttaaactcaatctaggaaactcaatctaaaaccaagtattgctttgatatgttccactaagataggccATTTTGCGGCTCTCTCCTAACTtgtattattaaatgggtgatcaaccaaaataatgaataaaaataaatactatcaaaataatctGCTACAGTAAACATGCAGCAATAcatatattcagtcaataaaccatcaagattgtttatcactgaaccataaataaatttagttcatggtttgtaacagaaaaataaagaacaaagtttcagccatgaaacacatccccataaataaatagaaaaagagaaaacaagagaagaataagaaggattGAGCTCCCAATTGATTTTTGCCAATTCTCCTTTTGTGCAGCCCTTAATCTCTCTattgaatcttgtttttcttttgtttctttgtgtttttctccttgggtgacggCTCCCCGTTTTtcttatgatgtgtgcttcttttatagttgaaaataatgGTAAACGGAAGCCTAGGGCGTGCATAaatcagattaggaaactgcaaaTCGCAATGCTACAAGTATCCTACGTGgaattttctctgtcgttgttccaggattgctacagcaatggctACAAAAAtgttgctacagcaacggcTTCAGCAACTGcactgttccagatttgtttcaattcttttatagCTAAGTTCTTCCTcatttttgcaagcctattgcatcagcattccttccatgaattataagcttatggaaacctacaattatgcacacaatttaagcacgaattactttaaattaagtaaaactcattaagactaaactaaaatgaatatttatgcaaaatataacaaaaatgcaatagaatcacatcatttactctctaagtaatattaatttaagtctaaaagtgctatgataactcttatttcatagagttatcaggcgcctaaaattgattttcattacTGCTTTGTGGGTAGGTTTTTTACGGACAAAGTGATTAACTTTCCAGCCATGAAGAACACCATGGCGTCATTATGGAGGCCTGACAGAGGTGTTTGTATTAAAGATTTATCGTCCACACTATTTCTCTTCAAATGTTTTCATGAAATTAACATCAAAAGAGTGATAGACTCGGGGCCGTGGACGTTTGATCAGCATATTGTCATTGTTCAGCGGCTGGGGATGGATGAACAACCTCAAAATGTCCCCTTATTTCATACGTCTTTTTGGATCCAAATCTACAATCTTCCTATCGGATTCCAATAAGAGAGGATCCTACAAAGTATTGGTAATTATGTGGGCAAGTTTGTGGAGTCGGACGAAAACAATCTTACAGGATATGGAGGAACTATATGAGGATTCGAGTATCCATTGATGTTAGGCAGCCTCTCAAGCGTAGGATGTGGCTCAAGAAAGTAGGTAGGGATTGGATGTGGGTGGATTTCAAAGATGAAAGATTGAATGTATTTTGCTTTCTATGTGGTCTTCTTGGGCATACAGCAAAGAATTGTCCATCTTTGTATGAGCAAACCACGGCTATTATAGCCAGGCCGTATGGCCATTGGATGAAGGCGCCTACACGAAGAAACTTGATGAACTCCAGCAACCGTTGGCTGCGCTCAAATCCACTAGGGGAGGAGGAGATGAAACTTGGAAATTGCACTAATTCCGTTGAGGTTATGGTAGTTGATTTGGAAGGTGCCGTGAAATCAGGCTTAAATGAAGGCAATAATAATGATAGGGGCAAAGCTAATGGGATTGTGGATAATATAGCAGGATCTCTACAATGCTTGACAAATCGTGGTCAACTGCTTGATAAAGGAAAGGATGTGGTAGTATCTCCTAAAGTTCTGGGTCAACTGCAGGAATATACTGAAGAGTTTAATTCGGGTATTATTATTACAGATGCTAAAAGGAGAAGGGCTCACAGTGCAGTACAGCATGAGTTGAGCTGTGATGAGGCTTAAAACACCCAAGTGATGGATAATGTGGTTGAGTCAAAAAATGGATTAGTGGTGGGTCCTGTTTCACAGGCCCACCGAGAACAATGAGTTCCATAAGTTGGAACTACCGTGGGCTGGGCCACCCACGGAAAGTTCAGGTGTTGATGGACTTGGTCAGAAATAAAAAGCcggattttctctttttaatggAAACTTTATGTAGTCGAGAAAAATTAGAGAGTTTGAAGCTTAACTTAGGTTATGTTAATTTGTTTACAGTAAATAAAGTGGGCCGAAGTGGTGGGCTTGCCCTTAACTTGAAATTAGCTTACAAAGTTCAGCTGCTTAATTTTGGGCGTACTTTCATTGACGTTCAAGTTGAAAATGCAGAAGTTGGAAAATGGCGGTATACTGGGTTCTATGGCTTCCCTGAGATGAGTAGAAGGCGTGATTCATGGGAGCTACTTCGTTCCTTATCCTCGGTTTCCTCTTTACCTTGGATCTACATCGGTGATTTCAACGATCTTTTGCATATCAGTGAAAAATGGGGCAGGTGTGAGCATCCAAATTGGAAGCTTAATGGGTTTCGAGCTGCTGTTTCGGACTTTGGATTGGTCGATTTAAGCATAGATGACTATCAATACACATGGGAGAGTTTTCGGGGCACGATTGACTGGGTGGAGGAGTGTTTGGATAGAGCTTTGGCTTTCAGCGCTTTGATTTCCCTTTTCCCGAGAGCTAGATTGCTGAGCTTGGAGGCTATGTGTTCCGATCACTTGCCAATTTTTCTGGACCCATTCCCGCAAACTCATTATCCTAGGATTAAACGATTCAGATTTGAGAATGTTTGGCTTCGTGAGCAGGATTGTGTGGAGGTTATTACAAAGAGTTGAGATTTATCAGTTGGTCTTTCAATTCAATCTAAACTTTCTCTTTATGAGGCTGAGCTTATGCATTAGGGTGGTCACCTTGcttgtgattttattaaacagCTAGCATCTTGCAAGCAAAAAATGGGGTCTCTTCAGGGGTGCCAATATTCAACAAGTTTGGCTGATTTTGTGGAAACACGGAAGCGTTATAATGAATTGTTACACAGCCATGAGGTGTTTTGGCAACAAAGGTCGAAGTCGTTATGGTTGAAGGAGGGAGACATGAACTCTCGGTATTTCAATTCCACTGCTtctataagaaaaaaaagaacacgATTGGGCGATTATAGAACAATTCTAGTCATTGGTGCACTAATTCGTCTGAGGTAAATTCTTTAGTTATGGAGTATTTCTCAAATTTGTACCACTCAGAAGGAAGTGCTAGTGAGGATATTTTATCCTGTGTTGCAACGAAGATTACAACGGAACAGAACTAGAATTTATTAGAGCCTTTCACGGCTATTGATGTTCGTGATGCACTCTTTAGCATGCACCCTGATAAGTCCCCAGGGCCGGATGGAATGAACCTTACCTTCTATGAGATGTTTTGGCACATTGTTGGAGGTGACGTGACTGCTGCGTGCTTGAGTTTCATTGATACATGTGAGTTCCTTGTTGGATTAAATGCTACTGCAATAGTGttaattccaaaaaaatctcaacctgAGTATTTAACAGATTTACGACCAATAGCTTTGTGTAATATTCTTTATAAGATTGTGGCTAAGATGTTAGCTAATCGTATGAAAAGTGTTCTTAGCTCGATTATTTCAGAAAATCAAAGTGCTTTTGTGCCTGGGAGGGCCATTATTGATAATATCCTAACCTCGGCAGAGATTATGCATTATTTAAAGCGGGAGAGGCAAGGGAAGACATGGACTGCAGCTTTAAAAATTGACATGTCTAAGGTGTGTGATAGGATTGAGTGGGGTTATTTAAAGACTATGGTGTTGAAGTTGGGATTTGCCGAGAGATGGGTTAAGTTAATCCTTTTGTGTGTTTCTACTGTCACTTATAAGGTTCTCCGAGGCAACGAGGAAGTGGGGCCTATCGTCCCTAGTAGAGGTTTGAGCCAAGGAGATCCTTTGTCTCCATATTTGTTCATCATTTGTGCGGAAGGGTTGAGTTTATTACTTCGAAAGCACGAGAGGGCAGGTTTAATGCATGGAGTTCGGTTGGCTAGGGGAGCTCCGATAGTGACTCATCTATTTTTTGCAGATGAccgttttcttttctttaaggCAAATGCACAAGAGGCTCGGATCATAAAACAGTCATTGGCTATCTATGGGGTAGCCTCGGGTCAAGTGGTGAATTACAATAAATCATCGATATCCTTTAGTGCTAATGTTAGTGCTGCCGCGACTCAGCAAGTGTGCGACATTCTGAAGGTAGCAGTTAGTAGCAATCATGGATCCTATCTTGGCCTACCATCTTCTATTGGGTGAAACAAGAATGAGGCTTTTTGATTTATTCGTAACAAGGTTTTACGACATCTCCAAGGCTGGAATCAGAAGCTGTTATCTAGAGTAGGGAAAGAAATTCTATTGAAAATAGTTGCACAGGCAATGCCTAACTATGcaatgaatttatatattttttcgtTGGATCTTTGTCGAGAGCTAGAGAAAATGATGAACTCATTTTGGTGGGGTAATAATCGAAGTGGCAGCAGAGGGATAAATTGGATGCGGTGGGAGAAATTTTGTAAGCCTAAAGTTCATGGGGAAATTGGCTTTAAGCAGCTCCACTCTTTTAACATTGCGATGCTTGGAAAGCAAGGCTGGAGGCTTTTATCTAATCCCAATAGTTTGGTGGTGCGCATCCTTAGAGCTAGATACTACCCGCTGTCCTCTTTTGGTAAAGCTACTATGGGTAGCAACCCTAGCTACGCTTGGCGGTCTATTATGGCAGCACATACAGTGATTATCCAAGGTAGCGTATTCAAATCGGTAATGGATGTAAGACCACGATTGGGGGCTCTCCTTGGCTTCCAGATCTAGACCATGGTTATGTTACTACTCCCTGCCTGATGTCATAGAAAATGCTCCAGTAAGCAGCCTCATGATACTAGGGCAGTGCAACTGGGATTTGGATGTGCTGGCTGATATCTTCAATGACAGAGATTGAGATCTTATTACCCAAATTCCTCTGAGTAACAAAAGAGAGGAAGATGCCTGGTACTGGTCTACTAATGCTAGAGGGGCACGATTGGTTATGGGGCTGTAATTCGTAATTCTGAGGGTGAATTTATAGCTGCAAGGAGTAATTGGCTTATTGGCAGTTTTGGTGCTCTAGAGGCTGAAGCTATTGGCGTGCAAGAGATACTCAGTTGGCTCAAGGGGTTACCCTTCCTTCCTGTTATTATTGAAATGGATAGCTTACAAGTTTTCACTGCTTTAACTATGGCTAGTTTTAGTCCTAATGGTTTTAGTcttattattgatgattgtagaGCATTAGTTTAATCTTTAGGAGATGttactttctcttttgttAGGAGAACTTCGCCAGTCATTCTGTTGCTAGGGTGGGGGGTTCTTTGTCAGGTCCGGGAGAGTGGAGGCATGTTCCACCTCCTTGGTTGGTTTACCAGTTATCGATTTAATGAAGTTCTTGtttccctaaaaaaaaaaagaaatattagattacaagtttactattatatttttacaaaactaattattttattctattttcatCAATTGATCAGTTAGttgactaataaaatattaattttatctttgaaagAATGTACACAAATacgatataaaatattaaatttataggCTTATATGGATTATTTTTTGCTAGTTTGTATTTTAAAGGAAACATTACAAATTCTGCCTTAGATATAAGTTAGAAACACTTGTACCCAAATTTAAATGGGTTGTCATTCCTACTcactttaaatttaaaagcaatAGACTTAATCCCTTGAAacaatttaagttatttttcaaTGAAGTAGTCTTCAATATTGCCCCTAATCAtcaattaagttattttacaaacCGTAAACATccattaaaatgaaatattatgtATGTATTGTGAAAAcactttatttatatatattgaattaattacctaatttaccttattttttattttttattttcatattttcttggcttaaaaattgaaaaatgtaaaCAAATTGGGCATATAGTATTTGAAGCTTTGATGAAGCTTATTTTATGTGTTATCAATGAGagaatattttatcttatgcgagaaataaaattaatatataatccATGATGTGATCAAGGtggaatataaaaaaattatcttttttggaaaaaataaaaaaaatgccaatttttttttaaaaaactaggTAATTAACTTATCAAGAACAATATTGTCATATCACacacaaaaaatatttcattttgatgGATATTTACGggttgtaaaataacttaaatcgATTAGGGAcaatatcaatattttaattgtaaaagtaCTTAAATTGTTAATGTAAGAGGGTTAACTATAGCATTTTTAAAGTTGAAGGAGGCAGGTTTCATAGCCCATTTAAGTTTGAGTGTAAGTGTTTCTAACTTATATTTGAGGGATGAATTTATAGTTTTCTTAGATAttgaatttgtaatatttaatactttgcatttttttgacaaaaatttttgtttaaaggataaaattaattttttattagtaaactTACTAGTCAACTAATAGTACTAAcagaattttgattttttttcaaacttttgaaattaaaatcacAGTATGATATGGAGAAAGCATTCCACATTGAAAAAGTAAAGTTAgtattgttataaaaaaattataaaaaatccaaaagccgaccaaaaaaaaaaaagaaatgtccAATAAAAACTTTCTGCATGAAATGAGTTAAGTCCATTCTCCAAAAGAATGACCTAGGTACTTAGAAAGAATTTTATGTAAATCACCTAAGCACAAAAATCGACAAAACACCTAAGGGCGTTATTACACAATGATTTAGGTTTATTATCTACAAAAATGACTTATGTACTTAGAAAGCATTCTTTGTAGATTGGATAAAGGGAATAATCtacaaaaaagaataaatgtaTCATTATTGTAGAGATTAGATCTAGATCCATATAATGTACTTCATGTAAACAACTTATCAAACATACATTCTACAGAAAAAGCCTATGAGCCATTAAACATTTTATGAAATGCGCCTATGAGTAAACAAGTGTGCTATAGAATGAGCCTACAGGGCAATAAAAATTCTATGGAATGAGCTTACAGGCCAAAAATATATTCTACAAACTACACTTATAGGGTAAACATTCATTTCACACAAT encodes:
- the LOC107176616 gene encoding uncharacterized protein LOC107176616, producing MSSISWNYRGLGHPRKVQVLMDLVRNKKPDFLFLMETLCSREKLESLKLNLGYVNLFTVNKVGRSGGLALNLKLAYKVQLLNFGRTFIDVQVENAEVGKWRYTGFYGFPEMSRRRDSWELLRSLSSVSSLPWIYIGDFNDLLHISEKWGRCEHPNWKLNGFRAAVSDFGLVDLSIDDYQYTWESFRGTIDWVEECLDRALAFSALISLFPRARLLSLEAMCSDHLPIFLDPFPQTHYPRIKRFRFENVWLREQDCVEVITKS